The nucleotide sequence CCAGTCTAAACAGAAACAATGGCAGCCAGCATATGATAAAGTTTTGGATTCATTGCAAGAGTTTGAGAAGCCCAATCTCACCGCGGAACAGAAAGCAGAAATCACCACAATACTGGATAAATACAGGAAATCATCCGACCTCAAAAAGATTACCTCTCACTATCAGACAAAACAGCCAGGCTGGGACAAACTTTATTCTCAGCTGGAAAAACTTTTGAAATCCCGCCCTTCCCCGCCGTCAATCAGGGCTCCCACCTTCAAAGAACGAACGAAAGACCGCCGCGACACGTTCGTGCATGTCAGGGGGATCTACAATCAGCATGGCGAACAAGTTAACCCGGGCACACCCGCAGTCCTCCCCGAGTTCAATGCAGGGAAACCGTTAACAAACCGCCTGGATCTGGCACATTGGCTGTTTCAAGAGAATAATCCGCTCACCCCCCGCGTTGCCGTCAATCGCATCTGGCAGCATCTGTTTGGACGCGGTCTGGTCGCGACTCCCAATGACTTCGGCACCAAAGGAGAACCGCCTACACATCCGCTGCTGCTCGACTGGCTGGCAGCAGAATACAAATCACAAAACTGGAGTCGCAAAGCGATGATTCGGCTGATCGTCATGTCATCGACCTACCGTATGTCATCCGCAGCGAATGCTCGACAGATGGCACACGATGTGAACAACCAGTTACTCTGGCGGCAGAACAGTTATCGTGTCGAAGCAGAAATTGTCCGGGATATACATCTCACCGCCAGTGGATTACTGGACCGCACGATTGGCAGGCGGGGAATACGTCCTCCTCTGCCCGCCTTTGTCACCGATGTTGGTCGTAGTGTGAAATGGCCTGCCTCGGAAGGCAGCGCACGTTATCGCAGAGGCATGTATATCGTCTTTAAACGCACAGTCCCCTACCCGATGCTGATGACATTTGATGCACCGGATGCCACAGTTTCCTGCAGCCGCCGCGAACGCTCAAACACACCACTCCAGGCACTGACCCTGCTCAACGGGCCGATGTTTTTCGAAAGCGCGCAGGCACTGGGGAAACTCATGTGGGAACAGCATCAGGATAATCTGCCGGCTGCGACAGAAGAGATGTTCCTGCGCTGTTTTTCCCGCCCTCCTGCCCCCCGCGAACAGGAATACCTCAATGCAGCGTATGCTGACCTGCTCTACCTGGCGGAAAATAATCAACCGAAAACACAACCAGCAGAGCCTGCGCAACTGACCGCGATGATTCAACTGGCGCGAATTATCATGAACCTGGATGAATTTATCACGCGAGACTGACCACCATGCAATTACCGCAACACAATGATCTTATCGCATTGAACCGGCGCCGCTTTTTCGCTACCGGTGCCAGCGGACTGGGTACACTCGCCCTGGCATCGCTGATGAAACAGGATGGACTGCTGGGGGCTGAACAGCAACTGGCCCATTTTGCCCCCCGCGCGAAACGCTGCATCTACCTGTTCATGGAAGGTGGCCCGAGCCAGATGGATCTGTTTGATCCCAAACCGCGTCTGAATGAACTCGACGGTCAGCCGATGCCCGAGTCCCTGTTGAAAGACATCAAGTTCGCCTTCATCCAGAAAGAAGCAGCCCGCATCATGGGCAGTCCGCGTACATTCAAACGCTATGGTGAATGTGGGATGGAACTCTCCGATCTGCTGCCTCACCTGAGTACCTGTGTTGACGATATCGCCTTGATCCGCTCCATGCATTGTGAACAGTTCAATCATCTGCCCGGTCAACTGATGATGCTCTCCGGCTCGGATCTGCAGGGCCGTCCGACGCTCGGCTCCTGGCTGAACTACGGTCTGGGAAGTGAATCTGAAAATCTCCCGGGCTACGTGGTACTGGCGACTTTGGGACGAGGCTTACCGGGAGGCGCCTCCAGCTGGTCGAGTGGTTTTCTACCTTCGCAATATGCAGGCACGCTGTTTCGCAACCAGGGCAGCCCGGTCCTTAATCTGGCGAACCCACCCGAAATTTCAGCATCAGCCCAGATGCGCAGTCTGCAGACGATTAACGAATTAAACGGCCTGCGTTACGAACAGATTGGGAACCCGGAAATCTCCAGCCGCATCAAAGCGTATGAGCTTGCCTTTCGCATGCAGCAGACAGCGCCTGAACTCCTCGATCTTTCAGGCGAAACCAAAAACACATTAGAAGAGTACGGCGTCACACGCGAAGAAGCTTCCAAAAGCAGTACTTCCGGCTTTATGGGTTCCTATGCCCGCAACTGCCTGCTGGCACGGCGCATGGTGGAACGGGGCGTACGGTTTGTCTCCCTGTTCCTCTCGACCTGGGATCATCATAGTTCCCTCAACAGTGGACTGGAACGGTACACAAAGATTTCAGATCAGCCAATTGCCGCATTGCTGAAAGATCTGAAGCAGCGGGGGCTGCTTGATGAAACACTGGTCGTCTGGGGCGGTGAATTCGGGAGAACACCGCTGGGAGAGAATCGAGTCAATTTCAAGAAAGTCACCGGTCGCGATCACCATCCCTACTCCTTCAGCATGTGGCTGGCAGGCGGTGGCATCAAGGGGGGACAGGTAATCGGTGAAACGGATGAAATTGGCTGGGGGGTCACGAAAGATCCCGTGCATGTCCACGATTTACATGCCACAATCCTCAAACTGTTCGGTCTGGACCACGAAAAACTGACCTACCGCTTCCAGGGTCGCGACTTCCGACTCACCGATGTTTCAGGGAACATCGTGGAACAACTCCTGGCATAGTGTCAGACAGCAGGGACCGCCTTCATGCGAGAATTCTTCCTATTCTGTATTCTATTATTCAGTGGTGCTACCAACTTGCAGGCACAGACTGAATACCGCGTCCTGCCGCGTGATTTCAACTCTGATAAAACACAACAGATGATGCGGTCTTATCTGCGTCAACAGGTCCATGCTGCCATGGATAAACGACGCAGTGAACTCGAAGCAGCGTTGAAATCAGACAAAGGGATTTTCGAATATCAGCAGAAGCGACGCACAGCATTAGTGGATTCATTGGGAACACTCCCCGAACGCACACCGCTCCACGCACAAACGCTGGGAACCATCCAGCAGCCCGGATTCACCATTGAAAAGATTCTCTATGAGAGTCAGCCCGGCTTTCATGTGACTGCCAACCTTTATCGCCCCGCAGGAGCCGGTCCGTTCCCCGCGATTCTGCATCCGGTGGGCCACAGCGAAAACGGTAAAGCCTACGAATCGTATCAGCGAGCCAATCGTCTGCTGGTCCAACATGGTTTTATCGTACTCTGCTTTGATCCCATCGGTCAGGGAGAACGCAAACAGATCCTCGATGCAACAGGAACGCCGCATCATCGGGGAAGTCATGAGCATCAGGAGTTGGGCGTGGCCCCGATCCTGCTGGGACGCAGCCTGGGAACCTATATGCTGTGGGACGGTGTCCGCGGCATCGATTATCTCTGCAGTCGTCCCGACGTGGTTCAATCGCGAATCGGCTGTACCGGGAACTCAGGTGGCGGCAACCTGACCAGTTACCTGATGGCGTTTGACGATCGCATCGTGGCGGCAGCCCCCGGCTGTTTCATGACGACACATCGCTTCAAAAACGAAAGTCCCGGTCCCGGCGACGCAGAACAGAACCTGTATGGGCAAATCGGAGCTGGCTTCGATCATCCCGATTACATTCTGACGCGTGCTCCCAGTCCAACGCTGATCCTCGCTGCGACCAGAGATTTCGTCCCCATCGAGGGCACTTGGGATGCGTACCGTCAAGCCAAACGCGTTTATACACAGCTCGGTTTTCCCGAACGCGTTAATCTGATCGAAGCCAATGACAAGCATGGATTCGGCCAGCGCCTGCGTGAAGGTGCCGTCCGCTTCTTTGCCCGCTGGCTTCAGGGACGACAACTGGAAGTTTTCGAAACGGAGGACACTCCCGTGCTGACCGATCAGGAACTGCAGGTCACTCCCCAGGGGCAGGTGCTCAGTCTGAAGAACGAACGCAGTCTGTTTGACCTATTCACCAACTACGAACAACAGCTGGCTGAGAATCGCCCCCCTCTCACACGCAAGATCATACGCCAGGTCACAGGAATTCGTAACCTCAAAGATCTTCCAGACCCCGGTATCAGACTTCTGGATAGCAAAGAATCGTCGATCTCTCCCCAGCGTCTCATCATCATTCCGGAACCTGGTATTTCACTTCCTGCCCTCTATTGGCCTGACGGAAAAGCGACGCCTGTTCTGATGGCTCCCTCCGCTGGAATGAATTCCAGCCTCAAAACAGCGCAACAACTTAATGCCCAGGGGCATCCCGTACTGGTTGTCGAAGTACGCGATACGGGAGAAACGAAAACCAGAACCTGGCGTTTTCCTGGTGCAGATTATTACATTGCCCACATGCTGGGACGTTGCTGGCTGGCTATGCAGGCGGAAGATTTACTGATTTCCGCACGCTGGCTTCAGTCACAAAACAAAGACAAATCAGTGGAACTCCAGACGGAGGGAGAGCTCGGCCCCGCTGCGCTGCATGCTGCGACACTCGAACCGGCGCTGATCTCTGAACTGAAATTGAAAGAAACTCTGAATTCGTGGCACGAGCTGATGACATCGCGTAACGCATTTCATCACCTGCACATGGCCGTTCAGAATGGACTGTCTTATTATGATTTAACTGACCTTGATACTTTAAGATCCAAGAAATAATTTTCTCCGAGGATACATCCATGAATTTCATCGACGTTGCCCGCTGCTTTGTAACCGGCATTGCATTGTTTATACCAGCCTGTTTGTTTGCGGCTGAGAGTAAACCGAACATACTGCTCATTCTGGCGGATGATGTAGGCAGCGATGCCATCGGCTGTTACGGAGGCCGCAGTTACCCCACGCCACACATTGACGCCCTTGCAAAGGGAGGTATGAAATTCAATCACGCTTACGCCATGCCGGTCTGCCACCCG is from Gimesia maris and encodes:
- a CDS encoding DUF1501 domain-containing protein encodes the protein MQLPQHNDLIALNRRRFFATGASGLGTLALASLMKQDGLLGAEQQLAHFAPRAKRCIYLFMEGGPSQMDLFDPKPRLNELDGQPMPESLLKDIKFAFIQKEAARIMGSPRTFKRYGECGMELSDLLPHLSTCVDDIALIRSMHCEQFNHLPGQLMMLSGSDLQGRPTLGSWLNYGLGSESENLPGYVVLATLGRGLPGGASSWSSGFLPSQYAGTLFRNQGSPVLNLANPPEISASAQMRSLQTINELNGLRYEQIGNPEISSRIKAYELAFRMQQTAPELLDLSGETKNTLEEYGVTREEASKSSTSGFMGSYARNCLLARRMVERGVRFVSLFLSTWDHHSSLNSGLERYTKISDQPIAALLKDLKQRGLLDETLVVWGGEFGRTPLGENRVNFKKVTGRDHHPYSFSMWLAGGGIKGGQVIGETDEIGWGVTKDPVHVHDLHATILKLFGLDHEKLTYRFQGRDFRLTDVSGNIVEQLLA
- a CDS encoding PSD1 and planctomycete cytochrome C domain-containing protein; this encodes MTDQGYRTFLTTILITLLLISSRTSAADKIIDFQRDIAPILQKHCLGCHQDRVRQGGLALHSAVEIYKGGESGEIIDPGDPDSSYLMDLITPHDGAAEMPQDAAPLTEDEVQAFRLWIKQGAHWPDHLVLEPPVLWSLKSLQRPQVPAISQPSSEFPIRNPIDAFVAARHQSAKVQPAPQASKRTLIRRLYLDLTGLLPTPEEVAVFVADEDPAAYEKLVDTLLASPHFGERWGRFWLDLARYADSDGYLGDSIRPHAWVYREWVIQAINEDMPFDQFSIEQLAGDLLEKPTDTQLIATGFHRNTLSNTEAGVDLELYRTKELVDRVNTTGMIWLGFTLGCAECHDHKHDPISQKEFYQFYSFFNNADDSSVKVSRDWDKAEYQSKQKQWQPAYDKVLDSLQEFEKPNLTAEQKAEITTILDKYRKSSDLKKITSHYQTKQPGWDKLYSQLEKLLKSRPSPPSIRAPTFKERTKDRRDTFVHVRGIYNQHGEQVNPGTPAVLPEFNAGKPLTNRLDLAHWLFQENNPLTPRVAVNRIWQHLFGRGLVATPNDFGTKGEPPTHPLLLDWLAAEYKSQNWSRKAMIRLIVMSSTYRMSSAANARQMAHDVNNQLLWRQNSYRVEAEIVRDIHLTASGLLDRTIGRRGIRPPLPAFVTDVGRSVKWPASEGSARYRRGMYIVFKRTVPYPMLMTFDAPDATVSCSRRERSNTPLQALTLLNGPMFFESAQALGKLMWEQHQDNLPAATEEMFLRCFSRPPAPREQEYLNAAYADLLYLAENNQPKTQPAEPAQLTAMIQLARIIMNLDEFITRD
- a CDS encoding alpha/beta hydrolase family protein; translated protein: MREFFLFCILLFSGATNLQAQTEYRVLPRDFNSDKTQQMMRSYLRQQVHAAMDKRRSELEAALKSDKGIFEYQQKRRTALVDSLGTLPERTPLHAQTLGTIQQPGFTIEKILYESQPGFHVTANLYRPAGAGPFPAILHPVGHSENGKAYESYQRANRLLVQHGFIVLCFDPIGQGERKQILDATGTPHHRGSHEHQELGVAPILLGRSLGTYMLWDGVRGIDYLCSRPDVVQSRIGCTGNSGGGNLTSYLMAFDDRIVAAAPGCFMTTHRFKNESPGPGDAEQNLYGQIGAGFDHPDYILTRAPSPTLILAATRDFVPIEGTWDAYRQAKRVYTQLGFPERVNLIEANDKHGFGQRLREGAVRFFARWLQGRQLEVFETEDTPVLTDQELQVTPQGQVLSLKNERSLFDLFTNYEQQLAENRPPLTRKIIRQVTGIRNLKDLPDPGIRLLDSKESSISPQRLIIIPEPGISLPALYWPDGKATPVLMAPSAGMNSSLKTAQQLNAQGHPVLVVEVRDTGETKTRTWRFPGADYYIAHMLGRCWLAMQAEDLLISARWLQSQNKDKSVELQTEGELGPAALHAATLEPALISELKLKETLNSWHELMTSRNAFHHLHMAVQNGLSYYDLTDLDTLRSKK